In Cryptococcus depauperatus CBS 7841 chromosome 4, complete sequence, a single window of DNA contains:
- a CDS encoding 2-deoxy-D-gluconate 3-dehydrogenase: MSYLDDLFGLKGRTALITGASRGIGSRMAIALAKAGADIILVQRNTSNTTTRDDIVKAGGKADIVVCDLADAAAVGKLIPHVTKELGRTLDIVVNCGGIQRRHPVEVFPDEDWQEVLQVNLNTVFTITRDAGRHMLESRGGVAGEPAPEGGVAGNPRGLGKIINVSSLVAFQGGLNVVAYAAAKHGVQGIVKSFSNGWASKGVNVNAIAPGYIATEMNVALIADENRARQILERIPSGRWGSPEDFEGAVVFLASKASDYVTGECLVVDGGWMAR; encoded by the exons ATGTCGTATCTAGACGATCTCTTTGGCCTCAAGGGTCGTACTGCATT AATCACTGGCGCTTCAAGAGGTATTGGGTCTCGTATGGCCATTGCCCTTGCAAAGGCCGGAGCAGATATCATATTGGTTCAGCGCAACACCTCCAATACCACCACCCGCGATGATATTGTCAAGGCTGGAGGCAAGGCCGACATCGTCGTCTGCGATCTCGCCGATGCCGCTGCGGTTGGCAAGCTCATTCCACATGTCACCAAAGAGCTAGGTAGGACTTTGGACATTGTTGTCAACTGTGGCGGTATCCAAAGAAGACACCCAGTGGAAGTCTTTCCGGATGAGGATTGGCAAGAAGTTCTGCAAGTCAACCTAAACACTGTGTTCACAATCACCAGAGACGCTGGACGACATATGCTTGAGAGTAGAGGAGGTGTTGCCGGCGAGCCAGCTCCAGAAGGAGGCGTTGCTGGCAATCCGAGAGGACTCGGCAAGATCATCAACGTCTCTAGCCTTGTCGCTTTCCAAGGCGGATTGAACGTTGTGGCCTATGCAGCCGCCAAGCATGGCGTACAGGGGATC GTCAAATCCTTCTCCAACGGCTGGGCGTCAAAAGGTGTCAACGTCAACGCCATCGCTCCTGGATACATCGCTACCGAG ATGAATGTAGCTCTCATTGCAGACGAAAATAGAGCACGGCAAATCCTCGAACGTATCCCTTCCGGCCGCTGGGGCTCGCCTGAAGACTTTGAAGGAGCCGTCGTCTTCCTTGCCTCCAAGGCCAGTGACTACGTTACCGGAGAgtgtcttgttgttgacgGCGGATGGATGGCCA GATAA